CCGCCGCGGCTTGGCGACGCTGTCCAGGCACTGGATCGACACCACATAGGCGACGCCGAAGCGCGTGAAGGCGTAACGCACGTAACCTTCCCGGATGAACCTGCGCAGGTCCGGATAGGTTGCTGCGAGCGGCTTGACCGGCTCGCCCTTGCCGCCTGAGGGATCGGCGATGTCGTAGATTAGGGCCGAGCCCGTGATCTGCACCTCGACGGGCCTTGCAAACACGCGGCTGGGCATGCCGTCGCCGGCGCCGGGCTCAAGCGAGAACGTCGCGCTGTAACCGGCGGGGCCGGCATCGAACAGGTCGACGGAATTGAAATCGGCCTGGAAGCGCGACAGCGACAGGCTCGCAGGCGCGCCGCTCCGCTGCGTCTCGAGATAAGCCGCTGTATCGAACGGCAGCAGCACTGGCACGGAGCTGCGGGCGATGCCGGTGAAGAACTGCGAGGAGACCGCGTTGAGCTGCACCAGCGCCGGCATCGCGCGCGGGTCATAGCGCGGCACCGAGCGGCGAGGTGCGAAGATGAAGTCGCCCGCGATCTGGGGGCGACTGTTGATCTCGGTGCGGAGCTGGTCGAGCGTTGCGCGCCAGTCGACGCGCAGGGCCGTGAGCGAGGGGCTCCGGAATTCGTCCGCCGCCAGCGGAGAGGCGATGGGGAGCGAAAGCGGCGCCAGAAGAAGCGAGACGAAGCGGAAGCTCTTCCTACCCACTGCCTCGCCCCCCGGCGGTACCCATTCCGATCCCCGGCCCGTCGCTTAGTCCTTGGCGCGCTCGGAGTAGGAGCCGTCTTCGGTCATCACCACGATGCGGGTGCCGACCGAGATGTGCGGCGGCACGGTGGTGCGGACGCCGTTGGACAGCACCGCGGGCTTGTAGGAGGACGAAGCGGTCTGGCCCTTGGTCACGGGCTCGGTCTCGACCACTTCCAGCGTCACGCGCTGCGGCAGCGCGAGCGAGACCACGTTGACGTCGTGGGTCGACAGCTTGACGGTCATATCCGGCTGAAGATACGCGGCCGCGTCGCCGACGACGTCCTTGGAAACCTGGACCTGATCGTAGGTCTCGGGGTTCATGAAGTGGAAGCCGTCGCCATCTTCATAGAGGAACGTGTAGTTGCGCTCTTCGATGGTGGCCTTTTCGACCTGGTCGGTGGTCTTGTACCGTTCGGAGATCTTTACCCCGTCCGAGATTCGGCGCATTTCGATCTGGCTGACCGGGGTGCCCTTGCCGGGATGGATGTTCTCGGCGCTGACGACGACATAAAGCTTGCCGTCTTGCTCGATCACGTTGCC
The genomic region above belongs to Bradyrhizobium arachidis and contains:
- the efp gene encoding elongation factor P — protein: MRVIASSIRKGNVIEQDGKLYVVVSAENIHPGKGTPVSQIEMRRISDGVKISERYKTTDQVEKATIEERNYTFLYEDGDGFHFMNPETYDQVQVSKDVVGDAAAYLQPDMTVKLSTHDVNVVSLALPQRVTLEVVETEPVTKGQTASSSYKPAVLSNGVRTTVPPHISVGTRIVVMTEDGSYSERAKD